The genomic region AGGAGGCTGATCAGCGGAGAGACCATGCGGCTCGCGAACTCGAAGCGGCCGATGATGAAGCCCAGCGGGATGCCCACCAGGGCCGCCAGGCCGAAGCCCAGGCCCACGCGCTGCAGCGAGTTGAGGATGTTCCAGCCTATGCCCTGGTCGTTCGGTCCCTTGCTGTAGAACGGGTCGGCAAACAGCTTGACGGCGGCATCGAAGGTTTGAACGGGCGTGGGAAAGCTGCCGCCCTTTTGCGTCAGCAGACCCCAGACGCCCACCAGCAAGGCCAGGCCGAGGATGGGTGGCAGGACGCGCATCCAGAAGGCGCGCCAGTCGATCGGCGTGCGCGGCTTCTTCGGAAGCGCGGGCGCTGCCGTGGCGGCCACGCGGGGCTTGGCGGCAGGCGCCACCGGCTCGTCGACGACGCTCACTTCGCGCGGTGAATGAAAGACTGCGGAGACCATGCTGAACTCCTCAGGCCTTGACCTTGAACGAATCGGCGTACTTGGCCGGATCCTTGCCGTCCCACACCACGCCATCTATCAGCTTGCTGGAGCGCATCGCGTCCTTGGGCACGCTGACCTTGAGCTGCGCAGCCGCCTGCCTGTAGAGATCGACCTGGTTGATCTGCTTGGCCACGCCCAGGTAGTCCGGGTGCTCCTTGATCAGGCCCCAGCGCTTGTGCTGGGTCAGGAACCACATGCCGTCCGACAGGTAGGGGAAGTTCACCGCGCCGTCGGCGAAGAACTTCATGTGGTTGGGGTCGTCCCAGGTCTTGCCCAGGCCGTTCTGGTAGCGGCCCAGGATGCGCTGGTTGATCGCGTCGGCGCTGGTGTTGACGTAGGACTTGTCGGCGATGGTGTCGGCCATCTTCAGCTTGTTCTGCAGGCCGGCATCGATCCAGCGGCTGGCCTCCATCACGGCCATGATCACGGCCCGCGCGGTGTTGGGGTACTTCTTGGCGAACTCGCCGGTCGTGCCCAGCACCTTCTCGGGATGGTCCTTCCAGATGTCCTGCGTGGTCACCGCCGTGATGCCTATGCCGTCCATGATGGCGCGGTGGCCCCAGGGCTCGCCGACGCAGTAGCCGTCCATGTTGCCGACGCGCATGTTCGCCACCATCTGCGGCGGCGGCACGGTGATGACCTTGGCGTCCTTCATGGGGTTGAGCCCGAAGCTGGCCAGCCAGTAGTACAGCCACATCGCATGGGTGCCGGTCGGGAAGGTCTGGGCGAAGGTGTATTCGCGCTTCTCCGCGCCCATCAGCTTGGCCAGCGAACCGCCGTCCACCGCGCCCTTGTCGGCCAGCTTCTTGGACAGCGTGATCGCCTGACCGTTGTTGTTCAGGGTCATCAGCACGGCCATGTCCTTCTTGGGACCGGCGATGCCAAGGTGCACGCCGTAGATCAGGCCGTAGAGCACATGGGCCATGTCCAGCTCGCCGTTGACCAGCTTGTCGCGCACGCCGGCCCAGGAAGCTTCCTTGGTCGGGATGATCTTGATGCCGTACTTCTTGTCGAAACCCAGCACCGAAGCCATCACCACCGAGGCGCAGTCGGTCAGCGGAATGAAACCGATGCGTACCTCCTCCTTCTCGGGCTTGTCCGAACCGGCGGCCCAGGCCCCGGGCATCGCCAGACTTCCCAAGGCAGCGCCGGCCGCGCCGGCCAGCAAAGTGCGGCGTTCCTCGCTCATCAGACCCTCCTTGCGGTGCGTGGGCTTCGCAGTCGTTTGATTCATGGCAGCAATCTCCAAGCAGAAAAGGACAAAGGCGTCGCGACCGCAGACAAGCCATTCAGCCTGTCTCCATCGGTCGGACGCCTTTGTCCTTGTTCGATTCCAGAGAGGCCCACGCCGTTGTGGGCCCGTCACTTTCAGTTCAGCAGAAAGCGTGCCAGCGGTTTTCGGGGAGGTTTGGCGGGGTTGGAACGGTTTGGCGCACCGTTCGCCGGCAAGGCCGCGCCAGTTTGGTGCACCGCAGCATCAATCAGGACGGACGCAGCAGCTGGTGGGCCTCGATCACGCGCTCGGCCACGGCGGCCAGCGGCTCGCCGCGGTCCATGGCCAGCTTGCGCAGGCGCTTGTAGGCTGCGTCCTCGTCCAGGCCCTGCTCGCTCATCAGGATGCCCTTGGCCTTTTCCACGCTCTTGCGGCCGGCCAGCTGGGCCTGGGCGCGGCCCAGTTCCTGGCGCAGCGCCAGGTCCTGCTCGAAGCGGGCAATCGCCACCTGCAGCACCGGCGCCAGGCGCTCCGCGCGCAGGCCGTCCACCACATAGGCACTGACCCCGGCGCGCAGCGCGCGGCGCATGGTCTCGCCGTCACCGTCCTCGGAGAACATCACCACCGGCCGCGGCAGCGTCTCGGAGACCGTGGCCAGCATCTCCACCGTGTCGCGGGTCGGCGATTCGCTGTCGACGATGACCACGTCGGGCTTCAGCCGCTGCACGCAGTCGTGGATCAGGGTGGCCTGCTCGACCACGCCCAGCACCTCGCAGCCCAGGCGGGTCAGCTCGTCGCGTATCAGCGCAATGCGGTGCGCCCCGTCGTCTATCAGCAGGACACGGAGGCTGGACGGCGGGAATTCGGGGGCATGGGACATCTTGGCCGGGGCGGCGCAAGAACTGTGCCCAGCAGCCCTTGCGCCTCAGGGCGCGACGATGGCAATCAGCTCGATCTCGAAGTTCAGCGGCGTGTTCGGCGGGATGAAGCCGCCGCCGGCGCCCTTCTCGCCATAGGCCAGGGCCGCCGGGCAATGCAGCTTGGCCTTGCCGCCGACCTTCATCAACTGCACACCCTCGGTCCAGCACTTGATCACGCGGTTGAGCGGCAGGTCCATGGGCTGGCCGCGGGCCACCGAGCTGTCGAACTCGCGGCCGTCCAGGAAGCGGCCGACGTAGTGGACCTTGACCTTGTCCGTCGCCTTGGGGCTTTCGCCGGTGCCGGCGACGATCTCCTGGTAGACCAGGCCCGAGGCCGTGGTGACCGGCTCGGCCGCCTGGGCCGAAGCGAACGCAAGAAAGGACAGACTGGCGAGGAGTAGCTGGCGCATGGACAGGGCCTGGTGGGTTTGCTTGGGTCCCGCATCATCGCACCGCCGCCCCATGAAAAAGGCCCGCCGAAGCGGGCCTGCGGACCAGGGGATGCGCCGCGCTACTTCAGCAGCAGGTGCGGCAGCCACAGCGAGATCTGCGGCACATAGGTCACCACGCCCAGGAAGACCAGCATGGTCAGCAGCCAGGGCCAGACGGCCACGGTCAGCTCCGAAATGCCCATCTTGGTGATGCCCGAGGCCACGTAGAGGTTCAGGCCCACCGGCGGATGGCACATGCCCACCTCCATGTTCACCACGATCAGGATGCCGAAGTGCACCGGGTCAATGCCCAGCTTCATCGCCACCGGGAACAGGATGGGCGCCAGGATCAGCACGATGGAGCTGGGCTCCATCACATTGCCGGCCAGCAGCAGCAGGATGTTGCAGACCAGCAGGAAGGCGATGGGCCCGAAGCCCTGGCCTATCATCCAGTCGGCCATGGCCTGCGGAATGTTCTCGCTGGTCATCAGGAAGCTGAACAGCACCGCATTGGTGATGATGTACAGCAGCATCGCGCTCATGCTGGCCGAGTCCAGCAGCACCTTGGGCAGGCGCTTCAGCGACATGTCCTTGTAGACGAAGGTGGCGATGATGAAGGCGTAGACCGCCGACATGGCCGCCGCTTCCGTCGGCGTGAAGACGCCGGTGTAGATGCCGCCCATCACGATGACGATCAGCAAGAGGCCCCAGACGCTTTCGCGGAAGGCGGTCCAGCGCTCGGCCCAGCTGGCCTTGGGCATGCGCGGGTAGTTGTTCTTGCGGGCGATGAACCAGGTGGTGAAGCCCAGGCAGATGGCCAGCAGGATGCCCGGCACGACGCCGGCGATGAACAGCGAGCCGACCGAGGTATTGGTCGAGACCGAGTACATCACCATCACGATGGACGGCGGGATCAGGATGCCCAGCGAGCCCGAGGTGGTCAGGATGCCGGCGCCGAAGCGGTTGGGGAAGCCCTGCTTGACCATGGCCGGCAGGATCACCGAGCCGATGGCGACCACGGTGGCCGGCGAGGAGCCCGACACCGCCGCGAACAGCGCACAGGCCATCACGCCGGCCAGGCCCAGGCCGCCGTTCCAGTGCCCGATCATCGAGGTAGCGAAGCGGATCATCCGCCGCGCCACGCCGCCATGGGTCAGGAAGTTGCCGGCCAGGATGAAGAAGGGGATCGCCATGATCTCGAACTTCTCTATGCCGGTGAACAGCTTGAGGGCGACCGACTGTATGGGCACGTCTGTCATGGTGAAGAGGAAGGTCAGGACCGTCAGGCCCAGCGAGATGCTGATCGGCATGCCGGTCAGCATCAGGACGATCAGCAGCACGAAGATGATGGTGGCATTCATGGTTCGTGCTCCCTCAGGCCTTGGCCGGCGTGGCTTCGTCGTCGTCCAGGCCCTCGACGTGGCCGTGGTCATGGTGGGGCAGCTCGCCGGTCTTCATGAAGCCCCAGGCCACCTGCAGGAAGCGGAAGCTCATCAGCGAGGAGCCCAGCGGCACGCAGAGGTAGACCCACCACATCGGCACCTCCAGGTCGGCCGAGGTCTGCTCGGTCTGCGACAT from Pelomonas sp. SE-A7 harbors:
- a CDS encoding CmpA/NrtA family ABC transporter substrate-binding protein; translated protein: MSEERRTLLAGAAGAALGSLAMPGAWAAGSDKPEKEEVRIGFIPLTDCASVVMASVLGFDKKYGIKIIPTKEASWAGVRDKLVNGELDMAHVLYGLIYGVHLGIAGPKKDMAVLMTLNNNGQAITLSKKLADKGAVDGGSLAKLMGAEKREYTFAQTFPTGTHAMWLYYWLASFGLNPMKDAKVITVPPPQMVANMRVGNMDGYCVGEPWGHRAIMDGIGITAVTTQDIWKDHPEKVLGTTGEFAKKYPNTARAVIMAVMEASRWIDAGLQNKLKMADTIADKSYVNTSADAINQRILGRYQNGLGKTWDDPNHMKFFADGAVNFPYLSDGMWFLTQHKRWGLIKEHPDYLGVAKQINQVDLYRQAAAQLKVSVPKDAMRSSKLIDGVVWDGKDPAKYADSFKVKA
- a CDS encoding ANTAR domain-containing protein; amino-acid sequence: MSHAPEFPPSSLRVLLIDDGAHRIALIRDELTRLGCEVLGVVEQATLIHDCVQRLKPDVVIVDSESPTRDTVEMLATVSETLPRPVVMFSEDGDGETMRRALRAGVSAYVVDGLRAERLAPVLQVAIARFEQDLALRQELGRAQAQLAGRKSVEKAKGILMSEQGLDEDAAYKRLRKLAMDRGEPLAAVAERVIEAHQLLRPS
- a CDS encoding FKBP-type peptidyl-prolyl cis-trans isomerase; amino-acid sequence: MRQLLLASLSFLAFASAQAAEPVTTASGLVYQEIVAGTGESPKATDKVKVHYVGRFLDGREFDSSVARGQPMDLPLNRVIKCWTEGVQLMKVGGKAKLHCPAALAYGEKGAGGGFIPPNTPLNFEIELIAIVAP
- a CDS encoding TRAP transporter large permease subunit; its protein translation is MNATIIFVLLIVLMLTGMPISISLGLTVLTFLFTMTDVPIQSVALKLFTGIEKFEIMAIPFFILAGNFLTHGGVARRMIRFATSMIGHWNGGLGLAGVMACALFAAVSGSSPATVVAIGSVILPAMVKQGFPNRFGAGILTTSGSLGILIPPSIVMVMYSVSTNTSVGSLFIAGVVPGILLAICLGFTTWFIARKNNYPRMPKASWAERWTAFRESVWGLLLIVIVMGGIYTGVFTPTEAAAMSAVYAFIIATFVYKDMSLKRLPKVLLDSASMSAMLLYIITNAVLFSFLMTSENIPQAMADWMIGQGFGPIAFLLVCNILLLLAGNVMEPSSIVLILAPILFPVAMKLGIDPVHFGILIVVNMEVGMCHPPVGLNLYVASGITKMGISELTVAVWPWLLTMLVFLGVVTYVPQISLWLPHLLLK